In Apium graveolens cultivar Ventura chromosome 10, ASM990537v1, whole genome shotgun sequence, the following are encoded in one genomic region:
- the LOC141691234 gene encoding multiple organellar RNA editing factor 8, chloroplastic/mitochondrial-like: MPAIIRCLRSIDVTKISITRGFATKLPAHKTVSQVMHALPRSEPTLEYGLDYEHWFVQVKLPDCEMSRDEIIDYYINILTEVVGSEEKTRLKIYFMSTKHYFAFGVLGDEELASKLQGLCKVLAVYVNYYLDPKNKNNGGNPFINKQPVPYDRKYHTRINLSTPEGDPEIPYDNPVAPDIFLVT; the protein is encoded by the coding sequence ATGCCAGCTATTATTCGTTGTCTACGTTCAATTGATGTCACCAAAATCTCTATAACACGTGGTTTTGCTACTAAGCTACCAGCCCACAAAACTGTCTCCCAGGTCATGCATGCTCTTCCACGCAGTGAACCGACACTAGAATATGGGTTAGATTATGAGCACTGGTTTGTACAAGTTAAGCTACCGGATTGCGAGATGTCTAGAGATGAGATTATTGATTACTACATCAATATTCTTACTGAAGTTGTTGGGAGTGAGGAAAAGACCAGACTGAAAATATATTTTATGTCAACCAAACATTATTTTGCCTTTGGTGTTCTCGGAGATGAAGAACTTGCTTCTAAGTTACAAGGTTTATGCAAGGTGTTGGCAGTGTATGTTAACTACTACTTGGACCCAAAAAATAAGAATAATGGAGGAAATCCATTTATTAATAAGCAGCCGGTACCGTATGATCGCAAATATCATACAAGAATCAATTTATCGACCCCCGAGGGTGACCCTGAGATTCCCTATGATAACCCGGTTGCTCCTGATATTTTTTTGGTGACTTGA
- the LOC141692358 gene encoding phragmoplastin interacting protein 1, with protein MVLSNKKLKQKIRAQLTNSFISSSQNTKQSFKSLLDSLTQKPRLSKRDKRRVVTSTDAQAENQENQENGLGLDGGKKRKREEKLGLDGLENQENRLGSKGVKKGKIEKKLGLDGLENQENGLGLDGVKVEKLGLDGLENGVKKVKKKKRREEKVVLDGLENGGKEKKGEGEEKVKSKMKKKKKKGKKKKSDGVEKKGVEVAPKDRVAEVIKVNDSQENSDVSTKVYVGGIPYYSNEEDIRSFFESCGTITEVDCLRFPDTGKFRGIAFISFKTEAAAKRALALDGADMGGLFLKIQPCKTTIEKKVSDFSPAIVEGYNRIYVGNLSWDITEEDLKSFFADFKVSSIRFGEDKETKEFRGYAHVDFTDSLYVTMALKLDQKILCGRPVRIRCAVPAKKADPSAIVVPNAKVVPTIRIEENLEVKSENVDTNAVSGKLKRRTCYECGEKGHLTLSCPKKQAAELIQSLPTSNEVKTDTVDMSAVSGKIRRRTCYECGEKGHLTSSCPKKQAADAIQSLSSIKNDDNFKASTPNVEVIPDNVEIITVPRKIAQTCYECGDRGHLSSSCPNKQYVDPTIYVPTNMNVDTVGAYSNSNEVGTVSGKIRRRTCYECGEKGHLSSQCPKKQPADSLKSLPDNKNAYNVEASTNDAPVKRNITEASAYSAPVKRSIAEASAYSAPAKRNNVEVSSVSSVGANNGSVDASTVSGKIRRRTCYECGEKGHLSSACPKKQATDSMVPLQVN; from the exons ATGGTATTatcaaacaagaaactcaagcaGAAAATTAGAGCTCAATTAACAAATTCATTTATATCCTCATCTCAAAACACCAAACAATCATTCAAATCACTTCTTGACTCACTCACTCAAAAACCCAGATTGTCAAAACGAGATAAACGCAGAGTTGTGACTTCTACTGATGCTCAAgctgaaaatcaagaaaatcaagaaaatggGCTGGGCTTAGATGGTGGGAAGAAGAGGAAAAGAGAGGAAAAATTGGGTCTTGATGGGTTGGAAAATCAAGAAAATAGGTTGGGCTCAAAGGGTGTCAAAAAGGGGAAAATAGAGAAAAAATTAGGTCTTGATGGGttagaaaatcaagaaaatggGTTGGGCTTAGATGGTGTGAAAGTGGAAAAATTGGGTCTTGATGGGTTAGAAAATGGTGTGAAGaaggtgaagaagaagaagagaagagaGGAAAAAGTGGTTCTTGATGGGTTGGAAAATGGTGGGAAGGAGAAAAAAGGGGAGGGTGAGGAGAAAGTGAAGAGTaagatgaagaagaaaaagaagaaggggAAGAAGAAGAAGAGTGATGGGGTTGAGAAGAAGGGTGTGGAGGTTGCACCGAAAGACAGGGTAGCTGAGGTGATTAAGGTTAATGATAG TCAAGAAAATTCAGATGTTTCTACCAAAGTTTATGTTGGAGGCATTCCGTACTACTCAAACGAGGAGGATATACGTAGTTTCTTTGAAAGTTGTGGCACCATTACTGAAGTTGATTGTCTGAGGTTTCCTGATACCGGAAAGTTTAGGGGGATTGCTTTCATCAGTTTCAAG ACTGAAGCAGCAGCAAAAAGAGCTTTGGCTCTTGATGGGGCTGACAT GGGTGGACTTTTTCTGAAAATTCAGCCTTGCAAGACAACTATAGAGAAAAAAGTGTCTGATTTTTCGCCTGCAATTGTGGAGGGTTATAATAGGATATATGTTGGGAATTTGTCATGGGATATAACTGAGGAAGATTTGAAAAGTTTTTTCGCAGACTTCAAAGTATCATCAATTCGATTTGGTGAAGACAAGGAAACAAAAGAATTCCGAGGTTACGCTCATGTAGATTTTACTGATAGCCTCTACGTAACCATGGCATTGAAGTTGGATCAAAAGATTCTTTGTGGAAGACCTGTGAGAATAAGATGTGCAGTTCCTGCAAAGAAGGCAGATCCAAGTGCTATAGTTGTTCCCAATGCTAAAGTTGTTCCAACCATTAGGATTGAagaaaatcttgaagtaaaatcTGAGAATGTGGACACAAATGCTGTTAGTGGTAAGCTAAAGCGGAGAACATGCTACGAGTGCGGTGAAAAGGGCCATCTTACTTTATCTTGTCCAAAGAAACAAGCTGCTGAGTTAATCCAATCTCTGCCAACCAGTAATGAAGTGAAAACTGATACTGTTGACATGAGTGCTGTCAGTGGAAAGATAAGGCGGAGAACATGCTATGAGTGCGGTGAGAAAGGTCATCTTACTTCATCTTGTCCAAAGAAACAAGCTGCTGATGCAATCCAATCTCTGTCATCCATTAAAAATGATGATAATTTTAAAGCAAGTACTCCTAATGTTGAGGTCATTCCTGATAATGTTGAAATTATTACAGTCCCCAGGAAGATAGCGCAGACATGCTATGAGTGTGGTGACAGGGGCCATCTTTCTTCATCTTGTCCGAATAAACAATATGTTGATCCAACAATATATGTGCCAACCAATATGAATGTTGATACTGTTGGAGCATATTCTAATAGTAACGAGGTAGGTACTGTTAGCGGGAAGATAAGGAGGAGAACATGCTACGAGTGTGGGGAAAAGGGCCATCTAAGTTCTCAGTGCCCGAAGAAACAACCTGCCGACTCTTTGAAATCTTTGCCAGATAATAAGAATGCCTATAATGTTGAAGCAAGTACCAATGATGCCCCAGTTAAAAGAAACATTACCGAAGCAAGTGCTTACAGTGCCCCAGTTAAAAGAAGTATTGCTGAAGCAAGTGCTTACAGTGCCCCAGCTAAAAGAAATAATGTCGAGGTTAGCAGTGTTAGTAGTGTTGGGGCTAATAATGGTAGTGTTGATGCTAGTACTGTTAGCGGAAAGATAAGGCGGAGAACATGCTACGAGTGTGGCGAGAAGGGTCATCTTTCTTCAGCTTGTCCAAAGAAACAAGCCACTGATTCAATGGTTCCTTTGCAAGTTAATTAG
- the LOC141693095 gene encoding protein ALP1-like, whose product MGPIRGLKRKERADKDDIKEEVQDNGGPSLTCQPSQPHSFDWWDHFSKRLTGSLSESKDSANFELIFKISRRTFKYICSLVKDFMMAKFSSFTDINGQPLCLEDQVAVALRRLSSGESLLIVGDSLHVHKAIVRKITWKFVEAMEEAGIHHIQWPSTETKMAEVKSKFEKIRGLPNCCGAIDTTHIKMCLPSSKNKSNVVWYDNEKHHSMILQAIVDTDMRFLDIVTGWPGSLSDSTAFKSSSFFKLCNEGKRLNGERMKLPEETELKEYIIGDIGFPLLPWLLTPYRGSNLSEYKVSFNRRHTSTHVVAQKALSRLKETWKIIDGEMWRPDKNRLPRIIFVCCLLHNITIDLDDEVQKEILFTYDNDSEYKQQICDAVDKAGAGMRRKLALYLSGRLLP is encoded by the exons ATGGGACCCATTAGAGGGTTGAAGAGAAAGGAGAGAGCAGACAAAGATGATATTAAGGAGGAGGTTCAAGACAATGGTGGCCCTTCTCTCACTTGTCAACCATCTCAACCTCACTCCTTTGATTGGTGGGACCATTTCTCCAAGAGACTTACCG GGTCATTGTCCGAATCAAAGGATTCAgctaattttgaattaattttcaAGATATCGAGAAGGACGTTTAAGTACATTTGTTCACTTGTGAAGGATTTTATGATGGCAAAGTTTTCAAGTTTCACTGATATTAATGGACAACCTTTATGTCTTGAGGACCAAGTAGCAGTTGCTTTGAGAAGGTTGAGTTCTGGCGAATCATTATTAATTGTTGGTGACTCCCTTCACGTACACAAAGCAATCGTTCGTAAAATAACCTGGAAGTTTGTGGAAGCTATGGAAGAAGCAGGAATCCACCATATCCAGTGGCCTTCTACAGAAACAAAGATGGCAGAGGTGAAGTCAAAGTTTGAGAAAATTCGAGGACTCCCAAATTGTTGTGGTGCCATTGACACCACACACATCAAAATGTGTCTACCCAGTAGTAAGAACAAATCAAATGTGGTCTGGTATGACAATGAGAAGCACCACAGTATGATCCTACAGGCAATTGTGGACACTGATATGAGATTCCTTGATATTGTCACTGGGTGGCCAGGAAGTTTAAGCGACTCCACTGCATTCAAAAGCTCAAGTTTCTTTAAACTTTGCAATGAAGGAAAGAGACTAAATGGGGAAAGGATGAAACTTCCAGAAGAAACAGAGCTAAAAGAATATATAATTGGGGATATAGGATTCCCCTTGTTACCGTGGCTCTTGACTCCTTACAGAGGAAGTAATCTTTCTGAATATAAGGTTAGCTTTAATAGGAGGCACACTTCTACACATGTGGTGGCACAAAAGGCATTATCACGGTTGAAGGAGACATGGAAGATTATTGATGGAGAGATGTGGAGACCTGATAAAAATAGGTTGCCAAGAATCATTTTTGTTTGCTGCCTATTGCATAATATAACAATCGATTTGGATGATGAGGTGCAAAAAGAAATCCTTTTCACTTATGATAATGACTCCGAATATAAGCAGCAAATTTGTGATGCTGTTGATAAGGCTGGCGCTGGTATGAGACGGAAGTTAGCTCTTTATCTCTCAGGAAGGTTGCTACCATAG
- the LOC141693096 gene encoding basic endochitinase-like has protein sequence MASTSMRWLWGLVIFLGIVGIRGQDVGSLISKAMFEDMLKHRNDANCPANGFYTYEAFIDATKAFGAFGTSGDPDTRKREIAAFLAQTSHETTGGWASAPDGPYAWGYCYKEEQNPPSDYCSPSQEWPCAPNKKYYGRGPIQISYNYNYGPAGKAIGSDLLGNPDLVASDPAISFKTALWFWMTPQSPKPSSHDAITGVWKPSAADSAAGRVPGYGVVTNIINGGIECGKGSNPQVEDRIGFFRRYCTILGVSPGDNLDCYNQRPFA, from the exons ATGGCAAGCACTAGTATGAGGTGGTTATGGGGATTAGTTATTTTCTTGGGTATAGTGGGTATTAGGGGACAAGATGTTGGTTCCTTAATCAGCAAAGCTATGTTTGAAGATATGTTAAAGCATCGAAATGATGCTAATTGCCCGGCCAATGGCTTCTACACTTACGAAGCTTTTATTGATGCTACCAAGGCCTTTGGTGCTTTCGGAACCAGTGGTGACCCTGATACTCGAAAGAGAGAGATTGCCGCATTCCTTGCTCAAACCTCTCACGAGACCACAG GTGGATGGGCGAGTGCACCTGATGGACCATATGCATGGGGATACTGCTACAAAGAGGAACAAAACCCTCCATCAGATTACTGCTCCCCAAGTCAGGAATGGCCTTGCGCTCCAAATAAGAAATACTACGGCCGTGGTCCTATTCAGATCTCCTA CAACTATAACTATGGACCAGCGGGCAAGGCTATAGGATCTGATCTGCTAGGCAACCCTgatttggtggcaagtgaccctgCTATTTCATTTAAGACTGCACTATGGTTCTGGATGACTCCACAGTCTCCCAAACCGTCGAGCCACGATGCTATCACTGGAGTATGGAAACCATCAGCAGCAGACTCAGCAGCTGGGAGAGTTCCGGGGTATGGAGTTGTAACAAACATTATCAATGGTGGAATTGAATGTGGTAAAGGATCTAATCCACAGGTTGAGGACAGGATTGGATTTTTTAGGAGATACTGCACCATTCTTGGAGTTAGCCCTGGTGACAACTTAGATTGTTACAACCAGAGGCCTTTTGCCTGA